A portion of the Chlamydia avium 10DC88 genome contains these proteins:
- a CDS encoding polymorphic outer membrane protein middle domain-containing protein, producing the protein MRSYACSLVLLSCLTTFYPHNILANDYASSESFDIENLEDSYFSYLSSKTLGKLNDTSVDFEISNNDYFYIRGQFSQSQEEGGGGIAVNNLSIINNPGPVIFQANHTIGNGGAIYCLNNCVISNNQQLCCFMENIAGSSGIYKNAGAIRAINIDISNNQGPIHFLNNIATDEGGALYARNNITISNNYGEITFQNNKCNWSNHQSNKYGRGGSIGAIKTVTITQNHAPITFKNNQGGNNGCIYAETLIISDNDELITFSNNYCVSNRETGAGGGAIYCIDSCNIINNRKTITFTNNIAVKLGGGIYTKNLTIRDNGPILFSNNNSQQGGALINQGQENAAAEFYLSADYGDIIFNRNFTSTTDKYYRNAISTTEYLDLKIGSRKGYCIVFYDPIENTTPSASVTINPETYHLGTVLLSGANVPDASPQEADYTSYLQNTNQIAYGTLAVEDRACLALYSLTQTEGFLRLGNQGIIRTEKQAGSNTTTENCNLEITKLSLNLPSLLKEDAQAPKIWIYPSSTTTDNTTTYTEDNNPTVTISGNLTLVNDENENPYEYVDLSNSITKVPFLYLCDNATKKITIDNLNIEAINDTQHYGYQGIWSPYWEEYTTTAGTTLDTANTSHRMLYADWTATQYYIPNPKYNTPLVANSLWGNLYTTKSHYPPPPTDEESSFFISGYGLGTNIHQSTRNHIHGFHMISGGYAVVPASTTISNQKLAFIFSQQFTHIKEKVTHNKISSKSYLAGMQIQLPWMHKKLITTGSLAYNYGDHKLSSHYENNKSSQGTFYTHSFLATLETTLIFLMRKNYSLAAFLEAVAFASGTSQCKEIGDYPRIFSTESPLHTLALPIGIFIQIKQDSFTAPSLWKCYLSYQPLVYRQYPKILTTLIASNGSWLSQGSPVARNAFAANINNETQIFHNMKILCNYKGEISSSTFSNYLHIGTHITF; encoded by the coding sequence ATGCGCTCCTACGCTTGTTCTCTTGTTTTACTCAGTTGTTTGACTACATTTTATCCGCACAATATCCTAGCAAATGATTATGCATCATCTGAATCTTTTGATATCGAAAATCTCGAGGATTCCTATTTTTCCTATCTTTCATCTAAAACTCTAGGAAAACTAAATGATACAAGTGTAGACTTCGAGATCTCTAACAACGACTATTTCTATATAAGAGGTCAGTTTTCACAGTCACAAGAGGAAGGAGGCGGAGGCATTGCTGTAAATAATCTCAGTATTATAAATAATCCTGGCCCTGTGATCTTCCAAGCAAACCACACTATAGGAAATGGGGGTGCTATCTACTGCCTAAACAATTGCGTCATCTCGAATAATCAACAGCTATGTTGCTTTATGGAAAATATAGCAGGATCCTCAGGCATCTATAAAAATGCAGGAGCTATACGAGCTATAAATATCGATATCTCTAATAATCAAGGCCCTATACATTTTCTAAATAATATCGCAACAGATGAAGGAGGGGCACTCTATGCACGTAATAATATAACGATCAGCAATAACTATGGGGAAATAACATTTCAAAATAATAAATGTAACTGGTCCAATCATCAATCTAACAAATATGGCAGGGGAGGAAGTATAGGAGCGATAAAGACTGTAACTATAACACAAAACCATGCCCCCATTACATTTAAGAATAACCAAGGGGGAAATAATGGGTGCATTTATGCAGAGACATTAATAATTTCTGACAATGACGAATTAATTACTTTCTCCAACAATTACTGTGTTAGTAATAGGGAGACAGGAGCAGGAGGCGGCGCTATTTACTGTATTGATTCTTGTAATATAATAAATAATCGCAAAACAATTACTTTCACCAATAATATTGCTGTAAAACTCGGCGGTGGGATTTATACTAAAAACCTCACAATTCGCGATAACGGTCCTATATTATTTTCAAATAATAACTCACAACAAGGAGGAGCTTTAATAAATCAAGGGCAGGAAAACGCAGCAGCAGAATTTTATTTGTCAGCAGACTATGGTGATATCATCTTTAATAGAAACTTCACTTCAACAACTGATAAATATTATAGAAATGCCATCAGTACTACAGAATATCTCGACTTAAAAATTGGATCACGAAAAGGATATTGTATTGTTTTTTATGATCCTATTGAAAACACGACCCCATCAGCATCCGTAACTATTAATCCAGAAACTTACCATTTAGGGACCGTTCTTCTTTCGGGAGCTAATGTTCCAGATGCATCACCACAAGAAGCAGATTATACAAGCTATTTACAAAATACAAATCAAATCGCTTATGGGACACTGGCTGTAGAAGACCGAGCCTGCCTAGCCCTATATTCTTTGACACAAACTGAAGGGTTCTTACGTCTAGGAAATCAAGGAATAATCAGAACAGAAAAACAAGCAGGGTCTAATACTACCACAGAAAATTGCAACTTAGAAATTACAAAGCTCTCTCTTAATCTGCCCTCTCTACTCAAAGAAGACGCACAAGCTCCAAAAATATGGATCTATCCTAGTAGTACTACTACTGATAACACTACTACATATACTGAGGATAACAACCCCACTGTAACAATTTCAGGAAACTTAACCTTAGTTAATGATGAAAATGAAAACCCCTATGAATACGTAGACCTATCTAATTCCATTACTAAAGTTCCCTTCCTTTATCTCTGTGATAATGCTACAAAAAAAATTACTATTGACAATCTCAATATCGAAGCCATTAATGACACACAACACTATGGCTATCAAGGCATCTGGTCCCCCTATTGGGAAGAATATACTACAACAGCAGGAACAACTCTAGATACAGCAAATACTTCTCACCGTATGCTTTATGCTGACTGGACCGCCACTCAATACTACATTCCCAATCCTAAATACAATACTCCTTTAGTTGCTAACTCCTTGTGGGGGAATCTATATACTACAAAATCCCACTACCCCCCCCCCCCCACCGATGAAGAGAGTAGCTTCTTCATCTCTGGTTATGGCCTAGGCACCAATATTCATCAAAGTACAAGAAATCATATCCACGGATTCCATATGATCTCGGGAGGATATGCTGTCGTCCCTGCATCTACAACAATATCAAATCAAAAACTCGCCTTCATATTCTCTCAGCAATTCACGCATATCAAAGAAAAAGTTACTCACAATAAAATCTCATCAAAAAGCTATCTCGCCGGAATGCAAATTCAGCTCCCTTGGATGCATAAGAAACTCATCACCACAGGATCTTTAGCTTACAACTATGGTGATCATAAACTCTCTAGTCACTACGAAAATAATAAATCTTCTCAAGGAACATTCTATACTCATAGCTTTCTTGCGACACTTGAAACCACTCTTATCTTCCTAATGCGAAAAAATTATAGCCTAGCAGCATTTCTGGAAGCTGTGGCCTTCGCTTCAGGAACATCCCAGTGTAAAGAAATAGGAGACTATCCTCGAATATTTTCTACAGAATCCCCCCTACATACTTTGGCACTACCCATAGGAATCTTTATACAAATAAAACAAGATAGTTTCACGGCTCCTTCCCTATGGAAATGCTATCTCTCCTACCAACCTCTTGTGTACAGACAATACCCTAAAATCCTAACCACTCTAATCGCTAGCAACGGCTCGTGGCTCTCTCAAGGAAGCCCTGTAGCCAGAAATGCTTTCGCAGCAAATATCAATAATGAAACACAAATCTTCCACAACATGAAAATCCTATGCAATTATAAAGGCGAAATCTCCTCATCCACCTTCTCTAATTACCTACACATAGGAACACATATTACTTTTTAA